One genomic window of Nicotiana sylvestris chromosome 10, ASM39365v2, whole genome shotgun sequence includes the following:
- the LOC104229642 gene encoding uncharacterized protein: MAESIFPDRVKQKQADNDIKNMLSALTKRLGSLQRVHNKASTGDSSQSDDDDHGTKIITLASTNVGASMRGVTEEKAGFEGDPSEENEALKTYVNNNFQTLNNSIMLGCSYCTNDPGVHLDITDYMEHDQKPTLLGHEKKKGKNKGREPPNMTTIWCVRSRIIPEADQEFQSL, translated from the coding sequence ATGGCTGAGTCCATATTTCCTGATAGGGTGAAGCAAAAACAAGCAGATAATGACATCAAAAACATGTTATCTGCTCTAACGAAACGCCTAGGCAGCCTTCAACGTGTTCATAATAAGGCGTCAACAGGGGACTCGAGCCAGAGTGATGACGATGATCATGGCACGAAAATCATCACTCTGGCCAGTACTAATGTAGGAGCCAGTATGCGCGGTGTGACGGAGGAGAAAGCTGGATTTGAAGGCGATCCATCGGAGGAAAATGAAGCATTGAAAACATATGTAAATAACAATTTTCAAACACTCAACAATTCCATTATGTTAGGTTGTAGCTATTGTACTAATGACCCTGGTGTTCATTTGGATATAACTGATTATATGGAGCATGACCAAAAGCCAACACTATTAGGACatgaaaagaagaaaggaaagaaTAAAGGAAGGGAACCTCCAAATATGACCACTATTTGGTGCGTTCGGAGTAGGATAATACCAGAGGCGGATCAAGAATTTCAATCTTTATAG
- the LOC104229640 gene encoding heat shock factor-binding protein, with amino-acid sequence MDGHDGDNSKQSTADMTVFVQNLLQQMQTRFQTMSESIISKIDEMGNRIDELEQSINDLRAEMGQDGAPSPSASLKPREEPKTPDDNA; translated from the exons GATGGGCATGATGGAGATAATTCAAAACAAAGCACTGCTGATATGACTGTGTTT GTCCAGAATCTTCTTCAGCAAATG CAAACCAGATTTCAGACAATGTCTGAATCAATCATCTCGAAAA TTGACGAGATGGGAAACCGAATCGATGAACTTGAACAAAGCATCAACGATTTGAGAGCTGAAATGGGTCAAGATGGTGCTCCATCGCCTTCGGCGTCTTTGAAACCAAGAGAGGAACCGAAGACACCGGATGATAATGCATAA
- the LOC104229638 gene encoding WAT1-related protein At3g30340-like, producing MKRYVEWYPIFVMLSIDFAFAISNILLKKIIMDGMNHLVFITYRQSVSTIFLAPIAFFLERNTRPKLTSRILCYLFLSAIVGASLTQYLFLLGIQYTSATFACAFVNMVPVITFLMALPFGLETINTKDRSGRAKVIGTLICLGGALLLTFYKGIPLIHFSDQQTASQSMEEHNSSSKRKERWIFGSLILFAGTLLWSSWFLLQSNIGKKYPCQYSSTVIMTFFSAIQSAILTFSINRRLSIWIPKEMIDMLSVIYTGLIGSGLCYVGMSWCVKKRGPVFTAAFSPLVQVMAAMLDVPFLHEQLNLGSVMGSVIVIVGLYFLLWGKTKEIQKVPQETAEKKDKELRFQVHESNDERAIP from the exons ATGAAGAGATATGTGGAATGGTATCCAATCTTTGTGATGTTGTCAATTGATTTTGCTTTCGCGATAAGTAATATACTTCTTAAGAAGATTATCATGGATGGTATGAACCATTTGGTCTTCATCACTTATCGACAGTCAGTTTCGACTATATTTTTAGCCCCTATTGCTTTTTTTCTTGAAAG AAATACTAGACCTAAACTCACCTCTCGAATCTTGTGCTACCTATTCTTGAGTGCAATTGTTGG GGCATCTCTTACACAATACTTATTCCTTCTTGGCATACAATACACTTCTGCAACTTTTGCATGTGCCTTTGTCAACATGGTTCCGGTGATAACATTCCTTATGGCATTACCTTTCGG GTTAGAGACAATTAACACAAAAGATAGAAGTGGAAGAGCCAAAGTGATTGGTACATTGATATGCCTCGGAGGCGCCTTGTTATTGACATTTTACAAAGGCATTCCTTTAATCCATTTTTCAGACCAACAAACTGCATCTCAATCAATGGAAGAGCACAATAGTTCCTCTAAAAGAAAAGAACGATGGATTTTTGGCTCGTTGATCTTATTTGCTGGAACGCTTTTGTGGTCCTCGTGGTTCCTTCTTCAATCAAATATTGGAAAGAAATATCCATGTCAATACTCTAGCACTGTTATTATGACCTTCTTCAGCGCCATACAATCAGCTATCTTAACTTTTTCTATTAATAGAAGACTTTCCATTTGGATTCCAAAGGAAATGATCGATATGTTGAGTGTCATTTATACT GGGTTAATTGGTTCCGGCTTATGCTATGTTGGAATGTCATGGTGTGTTAAGAAGAGGGGACCTGTCTTTACTGCAGCATTCAGTCCTCTAGTTCAAGTTATGGCAGCGATGTTAGACGTTCCCTTTCTACACGAGCAACTCAATCTCGGAAG TGTGATGGGATCAGTTATTGTAATCGTCGGACTATACTTTCTACTATGGGGCAAGACTAAAGAAATTCAGAAAGTTCCTCAAGAAACTGCAGAGAAAAAGGACAAGGAGCTAAGGTTTCAAGTTCATGAATCCAACGATGAACGCGCGATTCCTTGA
- the LOC104229637 gene encoding probable protein phosphatase 2C 40: MMGGQAITDPGAEIKVSFGYHCNSNTDDSGDESDGIDMRPGTKLRRANSSFSCLSGAALSANATLANTNICNGLLGAEILPALDSPTSFRRIPSSPSFSKLDLLSSSFQSSLSNLSCSPSSPSELAEDNSSSMKSSSESFFNATEVKIAGGAAGEDRVQAVCSEENDSLFCAIYDGFNGRDAADFLAGTLYETIRHYLSLLDWELERDSKVNKGSYVDCFGNALPYLDVEKPCTSFKQKVLNSLEQALTQAENDFLHMVEQEMDDRPDLVSIGSCVLVALLLGKNLYVLNAGDSRAVLATCGESIVTNSDGRLQAVQLTVSHTVDNESERIQLLKNHPEDHSTIVGGKVKGKLKVTRALGVGYLKKKSMNDALMGILRVRNLISPPYISVQPSLTVHEISSSDHFVVLGSDGLFDFFNNDEVVKLVHSYIQRYPFGDPAKFLLEQLVIRAADCAGFSKEELMSIPAGRRRKYHDDVTVIVIILGMNKRTSKASTRL, encoded by the exons ATGATGGGTGGACAAGCAATAACTGATCCTGGAGCGGAAATCAAAGTAAGTTTTGGATATCACTGTAATTCCAACACTGATGATTCTGGCGATGAATCAGATGGTATTGACATGCGTCCTGGAACTAAACTTCGAAGAGCCAACAGTTCCTTCTCTTGCCTTTCTGGTGCTGCTCTAAGTGCCAATGCCACACTAGCTAACACAAATATTTGCAACGGATTGCTTGGGGCTGAGATACTGCCCGCACTGGATTCACCTACTTCATTCCGCAGGATACCCTCTTCTCCATCCTTTTCAAAGTTGGATTTATTGTCATCGTCTTTTCAGAGTAGTTTGTCAAACTTAAGTTGTAGTCCGTCCTCTCCAAGTGAGCTAGCTGAAGACAATTCATCTTCAATGAAATCTTCGAGTGAAAGCTTCTTTAATGCAACAGAAGTTAAAATAGCGGGTGGTGCTGCGGGTGAAGACAGAGTACAGGCTGTCTGTTCAGAAGAGAACGACTCGCTTTTCTGTGCCATATATGATGGATTTAATGGAAGAGATGCAGCTGATTTTCTGGCTGGAACATTGTATGAAACAATTAGACATTACCTTAGTTTATTGGACTGGGAACTCGAACGAGATTCTAAAGTTAATAAGGGCTCATATGTTGATTGCTTTGGTAATGCGCTTCCTTATTTAGATGTGGAGAAGCCGTGTACCTCTTTTAAGCAAAAAGTACTTAATAGCCTGGAACAGGCTCTTACTCAAGCTGAGAACGATTTCCTTCACATGGTTGAACAGGAAATGGATGACCGTCCTGACTTAGTATCGATTGGATCCTGTGTATTAGTTGCGCTTCTACTTGGGAAGAACTTGTATGTGCTCAATGCAGGAGATAGTCGAGCTGTATTGGCAACTTGTGGTGAAAGCATCGTTACTAATAGTGATGGACGATTGCAAGCTGTTCAGCTTACTGTTAGTCATACTGTCGATAATGAATCTGAAAGAATCCAACTATTAAAGAATCATCCTGAAGATCACTCAACGATCGTGGGTGGGAAAGTCAAGGGAAAGCTAAAGGTTACTCGGGCACTTGGAGTTGGTTACTTGAAAAAG AAGAGTATGAATGATGCTTTGATGGGAATTCTTCGCGTCCGAAATCTAATCAGTCCTCCATATATTTCTGTACAACCGTCTCTGACTGTACATGAAATATCAAGTTCTGATCATTTTGTTGTACTTGGAAGCGACGGTCTATTTGACTTCTTCAACAATGATGAGGTTGTAAAGCTTGTCCATTCTTATATTCAACGTTACCCTTTTGGCGATCCAGCCAAATTTCTGCTGGAGCAGCTTGTAATTCGAGCAGCAGATTGTGCAG GATTTAGTAAGGAAGAGTTGATGAGCATACCAGCTGGGAGGAGGAGGAAATATCACGACGATGTGACAGTAATTGTGATAATCCTTGGAATGAACAAACGAACCTCAAAAGCATCGACTCGCCTATGA